The following coding sequences lie in one Chionomys nivalis chromosome 8, mChiNiv1.1, whole genome shotgun sequence genomic window:
- the LOC130880361 gene encoding olfactory receptor 56A3, translating into MTAHKNDTISTGVSDFLLNCFVRYPSWQFWLSLPLSLLFLLAMGANAILLITIRMEASLHEPLYYLLSLLSMLDIVLCLTVIPKVLAIFWFDLRLISFPACFLQMYIMNSFLAMESCTFMIMAFDRYIAICHPLRYPSIITDQFVVKAATFILVRNALIPLPIPILSARLHYCWRNVIDNCICANMSVSRLSCDDVTINRLYQFAGGWTLLGSDLVLIFLSYTLILRAVLRLKAEGAVAKALSTCGSHFILILFFSTILLVFILTHVAKGKVSSEVPVLLNVLHHVIPAALNPIVYGVRTQEIKQGIKRLLKKGW; encoded by the coding sequence ATGACAGCACACAAGAACGACACCATCTCTACTGGAGTTTCAGACTTCCTCCTAAATTGTTTTGTCAGGTATCCTAGCTGGCAGTTCTGGCTCTCCCTGCCACTcagccttctcttcctcctagcCATGGGGGCTAATGCTATTCTTCTGATCACCATTCGAATGGAGGCCTCTCTGCATGAGCCCTTGTACTACTTGCTCAGTCTCCTCTCCATGCTGGACATTGTGCTCTGTCTCACTGTCatccccaaggtactagccatcTTCTGGTTTGACCTCAGGCTCATTAGCTTTCCTGCCTGTTTCCTCCAGATGTATATCATGAACAGCTTCCTTGCTATGGAATCTTGCACATTCATGATCATGGCTTTTGATCGCTATATAGCCATCTGCCACCCACTGAGATATCCATCCATCATCACTGACCAATTTGTAGTCAAGGCTGCCACATTTATTTTGGTCAGAAATGCCCTTATTCCTTTGCCCATCCCCATTCTTTCAGCACGACTCCATTACTGTTGGAGAAATGTCATTGACAACTGCATCTGTGCCAACATGTCTGTCTCCCGACTCTCTTGTGATGATGTCACTATCAATCGCCTTTATCAGTTTGCTGGAGGCTGGACTCTGCTGGGATCTGACCTCGTCCTCATCTTCCTCTCCTATACCCTCATACTAAGAGCTGTGCTGAGACTCAAGGCAGAGGGAGCTGTAGCCAAAGCCCTGAGCACATGTGGCTCCCACTTCATCCTCATCCTATTCTTTAGCACCATTCTTTTGGTCTTTATCCTCACACATGTAGCTAAGGGGAAGGTCTCTTCTGAAGTGCCAGTCTTGCTCAATGTCCTCCACCATGTCATCCCTGCAGCCCTTAATCCCATTGTTTATGGGGTGAGAACCCAGGAGATCAAGCAAGGAATCAAGAGACTACTGAAGAAGGGGTGGTAA